Part of the uncultured Cohaesibacter sp. genome is shown below.
CATTCTGCACGGCCTCATCTGGCCACCGGAAAAGACCGACGCGCACGATGAAATGCGCACGGTGCCCTTGAGAGAAAAACTGCGGCTGACACTGACCTCGCTGCTGCCGATTTTCGCGCTGATCGTTGCCGTGCTCGGCTCGCTTCTGGCCGGTGTCGCCTCGCCGACCGAGGCCGCGTCCCTTGGCGCGCTGGGCGCCATCCTGCTCTGCATCGCCTATGGCCGCTTTAGCCTTTCCATGTTGCGCGAGGCGCTGACCATCACGGTGCGCATCTCGGCCATGATCCTCTTGATCGTTGCCGCAGGCACCATGTTCATGGGCACCTTTGCGGCCAATGGCGGCTCCAAGCTCATCCGCAACGCGGTGGAGGCTGCCGGTCTCGGAGACACCGGCATCATCATCTTCTTCCTCGTCATCGTCTTCCTGCTGGGTTTCGTGCTCGACTGGACCGCCAACGTGCTGATCTGTGTACCCCTCTTCACGCCGATCATCCGGCAGGCGGGCATTGATCCGGTCTGGTTCGGCACCATGGTCATCATCGTCATCCAGACGAGCTATCTGACCCCGCCGATGGCCTCCTCGATCTTCTATCTCAAATCGATCGCGCCGCCCGACATGACCTACGGGCAGATGTGCAAGGGCGTGGTGCCCTTCATTGCCCTCCAGATCGTCACGTTGCTGGTGGTGGCCTTGTTCCCGGCCATCGCCACCTGGCTGCCCGACCAGATTGTCGGCTTCTAGCCAATCCTTTGCCATGCGGCGCAGCCTGTGGTCAGGGCTGCGGCACGTGATCGAAATAACACCTGGCAAAGGCGATGAAATTCTTGACGACCGGGCGTGGCCCAACCCGCGTTGATCGGGCCAGCGCAATCTGGTGACGGGGCAGCTCGCCCCGAATCTGCAGTCTCTTGATGTATTTGCCGTCGTAGGACCGGGTGTTCGGGATATCGGTTGCCAACAGGCCGATCCCAAGGCCATTGGCAACCATCGACCGCAACATCTCGATGGATGAAGTCTCATAGGCGATATGAACCGATTGTTCTTCCCTTCGCAGCAGCGAGAGGAAGAAGCCTCGGCTGTAGGGCAGATTGATCAGGATGATCGGTTCTTCGAGGATATCCGCTATCGTCACATCATCCCGCCCGGCCAATGGGTGATCCTCGGCACAGAGCACGTAAGGGTCGACGCGCCGCAGTGGTGTGATGTCGCATTCGTCGGGGATGCCGAAGTCATACAGCAATGCCAGATCGATGCGCCCTTCGTTGAGCCACTGATGCAGCAGCCCGAGATCCCCCTCCCACAGACGGATTTCCGTTCCGGGAAAGTCCCGTTTGAACCGGTTGATGAGGTCGGGGCCATATTGCGGTCCAAGGGTAGAAAACAGTCCAAGATCCAGATACTCCGGACTGTCGGCTCCAAGCAGAACGGATTGCGCCTGTTTCTGCAAATTGCGGATTTCGGCGACCTTGTGCTTGCCAAAGCTGGTCAGCTCCATCCCCTGCCCGACGATGCGCACAAACAGCGGCTGGCCCCAGATTTCCTCGCATCGCGTGATCGCAAGCGAAACAGACGGCTGGGACACATTGAGCAGACGACTGGCCGCGGCCGTGCTGCCGGTGTCGGCCACGGCAAGCAGAAACTCGATCTGTCTGAAGCTGATAGGTATAGATTGCATCAATACCTATTATATCAAAACTATATTTGATGGAATAGCCAATCTCCCCTAGCCTCCAATATGAAGACAAACGTCCTCTCAGGTTGGAGCACCCTTGACCATCATGCAGAAAGCCATCCCCCTTCCTCTCGCCGGACTTCGCATTCTCGATTTCACCCGTGTTCTGGCGGGTCCCTATTGTACTGCGATGCTTGCCGATCTGGGGGCAGAAGTCATCAAGGTGGAAGCCGCGAGCGGTGATGACTATCGCCATGTCGGCCCTTTCAGAAATGGCGAAAGCCTGCTCTTCCAGACAGTGAACCGGGGTAAGAAATCGATCATTCTGGATCTGAAGGACGAACGGGACAAGAAGGCTGCCTTCGCACTTGCCGGACAGTGCGATGTGGTCATCGAGAATTTCCGGCCTGGCGTTATGGACCGTCTGGGACTTGGTGCCGCGGTGCTGCAGGAGGCTTATCCGTCGCTGATATTCGTTTCCGTCTCCGGCTTTGGCCAAACCGGCCCCAACCGCCATCTGCCCGCCTATGACATGATCATTCAGGCGATGAGCGGACTGATGGAAATCACCGGAGAAAAAGACCGGCAGCCGATGATGGTCGGCGACGCCATCGCCGACGTCGCAGCCGGCATGTTCGCGGCCTTCGGCATCATGGTCGCCCTCTACGAGCGGGAGAAGACCGGCGCGGGACGACAGGTGGATCTGGCCCTATATGATTCCCTCCTGTCCATGTTGCCGCTCTCCTCCTGTCGTGCCCTCACCGCAGGACAGGTGCCGACCCGCACGGGCAATCGCCACGCGCTCTCAGCTCCATTCGGCACCTACCCTGCGAAGGATGGCTATTTCGCCGTCGCGGTGCTCAATGATCGGCTGTTCCGATCGTTTGCCGAGGTCATCGCCGCGCCCGACATCGCCAACGATCCTCGTTTCATTTCCGACGAGAAGCGCTGTGAAAATGAACCCGCTCTGGCGCGCCATATCGAAGCGTGGTCATCGAGCAAAAGCCTTGACGAGGTGATCGCCAGCCTGACCGCAGCAGGCATCCCCGCAGCCCGGCTCAGCACGATCAACCAGGCTCTCGCCTCCGAGCAGGTCGCCGCGCGGGCACTCGTCAGCGATGTTGACCATGCAAGCCTCGGCACACTCCCCATCCCCGAGCAACCCGTTCACTTCGTTGGTGTTCCGCGAGGCAACCGCAAACCGGCCCCCGCCCTTGGCGCCGACACAGAGGCTATTCTGAGCCTGTTGAGACATGGAGTTACCAGATGATTGACGCAATATATGACTCGCTGGGCGAAGACGAACGCGCCGTTGTTGACCAGATCCGGCGCTTCGCAACCGAGATACTGGCCCCCAGAGCTGCGGAAATTGACGCCACCGGCTGCTCCGCCACCCTGCATCTGCCGCAGATGGCGGAGATGGGCCTGATGGGGCTCAATCTGCCTGAACAATGGGGCGGTCTAGGCCTGTCCGGTCCGGCGATCTACAGCGCTGTCGAGGCCATTGCTGCCGCCTGTGGTTCGACGGCCTCGATGCTCACCGCCCATTTCCTTGCTACCGATGCCTTGTTGGCCGGTGCGGACGACGCCATGAAAGGCCGCCTCCTGCCTCAGGCAGCAGAGGGTCGAATGCTCGGCGCCTTTGGCCTCACCGAGCCGATGGCCGGCTCCAACCCGGCGGATATGCGCACCTTCGCCGCCCTCAAGGATGATGGCTATCACATCCGTGGCTCCAAATGCTTCATCTCCAACGCTGGCGAGGCGGACTTCATGGTCACCTTTGCCAAAACCGACAAGCAGGCAGGTGCACGCGGTGTCAGTGCCTTTTTGATCGAGCCCAAAGACCTCCCCGGCGTCTCCTTCGACCGGCACGAGGAAACCATGGGACTCAAGGGTGCCCACGTGTTCCCGGTTGCCCTGGATTGCGTCGTGCCCCATTCCGCGCTGATCGGCAGTGAGGGCTCCGGTTTCAAGACCGCAATGATTGCACTGGACAATGGCCGCATCGAAGTGGCCGCTCAGGCGACAGGCATAGCCAACGCCGCGCTTGAGGCTGCGCTGCAATATGCCCGTGACCGCGAGGTCGGTGGACATCCGATTGCCGAGTTCCAGGGTCTTCAGTGGATGCTGGCCGATAGCGCCACAGAGCTTGCCGCTGCACGGGCGCTCGGCCTTCAGGCTGCAGTAAAACGCTTCTCCGGTCAGAGGTTTTCCGCCGAAGTTGCCTTTGCCAAGCTTTATGCTGCGGAAGTCTCCTGGAAGATTGCCGATCGGGCCTTACAGATCCATGGTGGCTATGGCTACACCCGCGATTTCCCCGTCGAGCGCTATCTCAGAGATTTGCGCGTGCTCCGCATCTATGAAGGTTCTTCCGAGATCCAGCGCACCATTATTGCAAGGGACTTATTGCGCAACACCCACTAGCCTACCCCCGCCAGTTCAATCCGGCATTCCCCGCTCGCAGCCTGACACCAATTCTTTGTGTCAGACTGCGACTGCACGCCCTCAGCCGCGTGCCTTGTGTTCCATCAAGCCTTGGGATATCGTCGCGCCCAA
Proteins encoded:
- a CDS encoding LysR family transcriptional regulator; this translates as MQSIPISFRQIEFLLAVADTGSTAAASRLLNVSQPSVSLAITRCEEIWGQPLFVRIVGQGMELTSFGKHKVAEIRNLQKQAQSVLLGADSPEYLDLGLFSTLGPQYGPDLINRFKRDFPGTEIRLWEGDLGLLHQWLNEGRIDLALLYDFGIPDECDITPLRRVDPYVLCAEDHPLAGRDDVTIADILEEPIILINLPYSRGFFLSLLRREEQSVHIAYETSSIEMLRSMVANGLGIGLLATDIPNTRSYDGKYIKRLQIRGELPRHQIALARSTRVGPRPVVKNFIAFARCYFDHVPQP
- a CDS encoding CoA transferase; translation: MQKAIPLPLAGLRILDFTRVLAGPYCTAMLADLGAEVIKVEAASGDDYRHVGPFRNGESLLFQTVNRGKKSIILDLKDERDKKAAFALAGQCDVVIENFRPGVMDRLGLGAAVLQEAYPSLIFVSVSGFGQTGPNRHLPAYDMIIQAMSGLMEITGEKDRQPMMVGDAIADVAAGMFAAFGIMVALYEREKTGAGRQVDLALYDSLLSMLPLSSCRALTAGQVPTRTGNRHALSAPFGTYPAKDGYFAVAVLNDRLFRSFAEVIAAPDIANDPRFISDEKRCENEPALARHIEAWSSSKSLDEVIASLTAAGIPAARLSTINQALASEQVAARALVSDVDHASLGTLPIPEQPVHFVGVPRGNRKPAPALGADTEAILSLLRHGVTR
- a CDS encoding TRAP transporter large permease subunit, producing MSIAALMFPALFVLVLAGIPISLSLTVVSAGAGFMVFGENVFAQLYGSFYSAATNFILAAIPMFVLMGAILERSGIAERLFRVMQLWLGRLPGGLAVATIAMGAVFAAAAGVVGAVEVMIGMMAIPAMQRFRYSNSLTAGTICAGGSLGTMIPPSVIAVMYASLAQMSVGELLAAMMFPGLLMIALFIAFIILHGLIWPPEKTDAHDEMRTVPLREKLRLTLTSLLPIFALIVAVLGSLLAGVASPTEAASLGALGAILLCIAYGRFSLSMLREALTITVRISAMILLIVAAGTMFMGTFAANGGSKLIRNAVEAAGLGDTGIIIFFLVIVFLLGFVLDWTANVLICVPLFTPIIRQAGIDPVWFGTMVIIVIQTSYLTPPMASSIFYLKSIAPPDMTYGQMCKGVVPFIALQIVTLLVVALFPAIATWLPDQIVGF
- a CDS encoding acyl-CoA dehydrogenase family protein, with amino-acid sequence MIDAIYDSLGEDERAVVDQIRRFATEILAPRAAEIDATGCSATLHLPQMAEMGLMGLNLPEQWGGLGLSGPAIYSAVEAIAAACGSTASMLTAHFLATDALLAGADDAMKGRLLPQAAEGRMLGAFGLTEPMAGSNPADMRTFAALKDDGYHIRGSKCFISNAGEADFMVTFAKTDKQAGARGVSAFLIEPKDLPGVSFDRHEETMGLKGAHVFPVALDCVVPHSALIGSEGSGFKTAMIALDNGRIEVAAQATGIANAALEAALQYARDREVGGHPIAEFQGLQWMLADSATELAAARALGLQAAVKRFSGQRFSAEVAFAKLYAAEVSWKIADRALQIHGGYGYTRDFPVERYLRDLRVLRIYEGSSEIQRTIIARDLLRNTH